A window of the Planctomycetota bacterium genome harbors these coding sequences:
- a CDS encoding IS256 family transposase — protein ANVPEALTVLGFPPAHRRRLRTTNGLERLNKEIKRRTRVATLFPNEASLLRLASAVLSEISDDWETERSYLTMGAR, from the coding sequence AGGCCAATGTCCCCGAGGCCCTCACCGTCCTCGGCTTCCCTCCAGCCCACCGCCGCAGGCTCCGAACGACGAATGGGCTTGAACGACTCAACAAGGAGATCAAGCGCCGAACGCGAGTCGCCACGCTCTTCCCCAATGAAGCATCGCTGCTCAGGCTCGCGTCCGCAGTCCTCTCCGAGATCAGTGACGATTGGGAGACCGAACGGTCTTACCTCACCATGGGAGCCAGATGA